In Luteitalea sp. TBR-22, one genomic interval encodes:
- a CDS encoding O-antigen ligase produces MTAPALRTARMDRLETLSLSVLLCFVAALQLSVAASGVLLALTLLCWGALLVLREEQLEVPAFFWPLAAYAAVTLVSSTASVDPGLSLVDSKQLVLFLIVPLVYRLARGHRAHLFASVIIAVGAASALVGLFQYGFLHFDNLGRRPQGALTHYMTYSGSLMLVACVAAARLLFGSRDRVWPLLVLPAVLVALGLTFTRSAWVGVCVGMAVLLALRDRRLVAAVPLALALAVILAPASVTDRVYSIFDMKDPTNRDRVAMLKSGAAMVEDHPLTGVGPDQVKAVYHQYRVPESVQPLNVHLHNVPMQIAAERGLPALIVWLWFVGLVARDLYRRVCRRTGATRALAAGALASLAAMLGAGLFEYNFGDSEFLMLLLVVLTLPFAAERPESITRHI; encoded by the coding sequence GTGACCGCGCCGGCACTGCGAACCGCCCGGATGGACCGACTCGAGACGCTCTCGTTGTCGGTGCTCCTGTGCTTCGTCGCGGCGCTGCAGCTCTCGGTCGCCGCGTCGGGCGTCCTGCTGGCCCTCACCCTGCTCTGCTGGGGGGCCCTCCTGGTGCTCCGCGAGGAACAACTCGAGGTTCCCGCGTTCTTCTGGCCGCTGGCCGCCTACGCCGCCGTCACCCTGGTCTCCAGCACCGCCTCGGTGGATCCCGGCCTCAGTCTCGTCGACTCCAAGCAACTCGTGCTGTTCCTGATCGTGCCGCTGGTCTACCGGCTGGCGCGTGGGCACCGGGCGCACCTGTTCGCGTCGGTGATCATCGCGGTCGGCGCGGCAAGTGCGCTGGTCGGGTTGTTCCAGTACGGGTTCCTGCACTTCGACAACCTCGGCCGCCGGCCCCAGGGCGCGCTCACCCACTACATGACCTACTCGGGGTCGCTGATGCTGGTGGCGTGCGTGGCCGCGGCCCGGCTGCTGTTCGGCAGCCGCGATCGCGTGTGGCCGCTCCTGGTGCTGCCCGCGGTGCTGGTTGCCCTCGGCCTCACGTTCACGCGCAGCGCCTGGGTGGGCGTGTGCGTCGGCATGGCCGTGCTGCTGGCCCTGCGCGACCGTCGCCTGGTCGCGGCGGTGCCCCTGGCGCTGGCGCTGGCGGTGATCCTCGCTCCGGCCAGCGTGACCGACCGCGTCTACTCCATCTTCGACATGAAGGACCCGACCAATCGCGATCGCGTCGCGATGCTGAAGTCCGGCGCGGCGATGGTCGAGGACCATCCGCTCACCGGCGTCGGGCCCGACCAGGTGAAGGCCGTCTACCACCAGTACCGCGTGCCCGAGTCCGTGCAGCCGCTCAACGTGCACCTGCACAACGTGCCCATGCAGATCGCGGCCGAGCGCGGGTTGCCGGCGCTGATCGTGTGGCTCTGGTTCGTCGGCCTGGTCGCGCGCGACCTGTACCGCCGCGTCTGCCGCAGGACGGGCGCGACGCGGGCGCTCGCCGCCGGGGCCCTCGCCTCGTTGGCCGCGATGCTGGGCGCGGGCCTGTTCGAGTACAACTTCGGCGACTCCGAGTTCCTGATGCTCCTCCTGGTGGTGCTCACCCTGCCGTTCGCGGCCGAGCGGCCGGAGTCGATCACCCGGCACATCTGA
- the rfaE1 gene encoding D-glycero-beta-D-manno-heptose-7-phosphate kinase, translated as MRSLVDDFAGRRVLVVGDVMLDHFLFGRVQRLSPEAPVPIVEYARDEYRPGGAANVATNLAALGAVVHLVSVVGEDEAADRLRTGLARAAVAADSLVVDPTRPTTRKLRIVTQRQQQVARVDFESDADVSEEVAATLGDRLAARAAEADVILISDYLKGVITASVMARVLAVARDRNLDVLVDPKIPHLDLYRGVTLVTPNQLEAETAAHARIRSDADARDVARRLKSMLQCESVVVTRGEHGMWVLDGSVEPAVEANFAATALEVSDVTGAGDTVIATLALALAAGATLLDAARLATTAAGVAVSRFGAVAVTRDELLARLP; from the coding sequence GTGCGCTCCCTCGTCGACGACTTCGCAGGCCGTCGCGTCCTCGTGGTCGGGGACGTGATGCTCGATCACTTCCTCTTCGGCCGCGTGCAGCGCCTCTCGCCCGAGGCGCCCGTGCCGATCGTCGAGTACGCCCGCGACGAGTACCGCCCGGGGGGCGCGGCCAACGTCGCGACCAACCTCGCTGCCCTCGGCGCCGTGGTGCACCTGGTCAGCGTGGTCGGCGAGGACGAGGCCGCCGACCGGTTGCGGACGGGACTGGCCCGCGCCGCCGTCGCGGCCGACTCGCTGGTCGTCGATCCGACCCGCCCGACGACGCGCAAGCTGCGCATCGTGACGCAGCGCCAGCAGCAGGTGGCGCGCGTCGACTTCGAGAGCGATGCCGACGTCAGCGAGGAGGTGGCGGCGACGCTCGGCGACCGCCTCGCGGCGCGGGCCGCCGAAGCCGACGTGATCCTGATCTCGGACTACCTGAAGGGCGTCATCACGGCCAGCGTGATGGCGCGCGTCCTGGCCGTGGCCCGCGACCGGAACCTCGACGTGCTCGTCGATCCCAAGATCCCGCACCTGGATCTGTATCGCGGCGTGACGCTGGTGACCCCCAACCAGCTGGAGGCCGAGACGGCGGCGCACGCCCGCATCCGATCGGACGCCGACGCGCGCGACGTCGCGCGGCGCCTCAAGTCGATGCTGCAGTGCGAGTCGGTGGTGGTGACCCGCGGCGAGCACGGGATGTGGGTCCTGGACGGCAGCGTGGAGCCGGCCGTCGAGGCCAACTTCGCCGCGACGGCCCTCGAGGTGTCGGACGTGACCGGCGCCGGCGACACGGTGATTGCCACGCTCGCCCTCGCCCTCGCGGCCGGCGCGACGTTGCTCGACGCCGCCCGGCTGGCCACCACCGCCGCGGGCGTGGCGGTGAGCCGGTTCGGTGCCGTCGCCGTCACGCGCGACGAGTTGCTGGCGAGACTGCCGTAG
- the purH gene encoding bifunctional phosphoribosylaminoimidazolecarboxamide formyltransferase/IMP cyclohydrolase produces MSDKTGLAPFARGLADLGFHLLSTGGTARALEAEGLPVSQVSEITGFPEMLDGRVKTLHPRVHGGILARRDKPDHLASLAEHGIPLIDLVVVNLYPFAKAAADPSTTVPGLIEQVDIGGPGMVRAAAKNFRDVLVLVDPADYPRVLEALAAGAVPQALRFELARKAFAHTGAYDQMIASELAHVTMSDEGGTRIPTADREPFPEAVTRSLSRIRTLRYGENPHQPAAWYADGPTGFGNVTIHQGKELSFTNLLDLDAAARIVLEFTEPAASVIKHTNPCGVATGTDAADAYVRAREADPLSAFGGIIGLNRAIDVATAEAIVTTFIEAVVAPSVEPAALAVLSRKANLRVVTADFAALASADALEWRSILGATLVQQRDRVIEASQPWSAESAGLRVVTKRQPTAEEWQALRFAWRVCAHVKSNTILFASADRTLGVGAGQMSRVDSVKVAMMKAGEGNLKGSVVASDAFFPFRDGLDAIAAAGATAVVQPGGSVRDEEVIAAADEHGIAMVFTGRRHFRH; encoded by the coding sequence GTGTCCGACAAGACCGGCCTGGCGCCCTTCGCGCGCGGGCTGGCGGACCTCGGCTTCCACCTCCTCTCCACCGGCGGCACCGCCAGGGCGCTCGAGGCCGAGGGGTTGCCGGTCAGCCAGGTGTCGGAAATCACCGGCTTTCCCGAGATGCTCGACGGCCGCGTCAAGACGCTGCACCCCCGCGTCCACGGCGGTATCCTGGCGCGCCGCGACAAGCCTGACCATCTCGCCTCACTGGCCGAGCACGGCATCCCGCTCATCGATCTCGTGGTGGTCAACCTCTACCCGTTCGCGAAGGCGGCCGCTGACCCGTCCACGACGGTGCCGGGCCTGATCGAGCAGGTGGACATCGGCGGTCCCGGCATGGTGCGCGCGGCTGCCAAGAACTTCCGCGACGTGCTGGTCCTGGTCGACCCGGCCGACTACCCGCGCGTCCTCGAGGCACTCGCCGCCGGCGCCGTGCCGCAGGCGCTGCGATTCGAGCTCGCGCGCAAGGCCTTCGCCCATACCGGCGCCTACGACCAGATGATCGCGTCGGAACTTGCGCACGTCACGATGAGCGACGAGGGCGGCACGCGCATCCCGACCGCCGATCGCGAGCCGTTCCCGGAGGCCGTCACGCGATCGCTCTCGCGCATCCGGACGCTGCGTTACGGCGAGAACCCGCACCAGCCCGCCGCGTGGTACGCCGACGGGCCCACCGGGTTCGGCAACGTGACGATCCACCAGGGGAAGGAACTGAGCTTCACCAACCTGCTCGATCTCGATGCCGCGGCGCGCATCGTGCTCGAGTTCACCGAGCCGGCGGCCAGCGTCATCAAGCACACCAACCCGTGCGGCGTGGCCACCGGCACCGACGCCGCCGATGCCTACGTCCGCGCCCGCGAGGCCGATCCGCTGTCGGCCTTCGGCGGCATCATCGGCCTCAACCGCGCGATCGACGTCGCCACCGCCGAGGCGATCGTCACGACCTTCATCGAGGCCGTGGTCGCGCCGTCGGTCGAACCGGCGGCGCTGGCGGTCCTCTCCAGGAAGGCGAACCTCCGCGTCGTGACCGCGGACTTCGCGGCGCTGGCGTCGGCCGATGCGCTCGAGTGGCGGTCGATTCTCGGCGCGACGCTCGTGCAGCAGCGCGATCGGGTGATCGAGGCCAGCCAGCCGTGGTCGGCCGAGAGCGCGGGCTTGCGCGTGGTGACCAAGCGTCAGCCGACGGCCGAGGAGTGGCAGGCCCTGCGGTTCGCCTGGCGCGTGTGCGCGCACGTGAAGTCGAACACGATCCTGTTCGCCTCCGCCGATCGCACGCTTGGCGTCGGCGCCGGCCAGATGAGCCGCGTCGACTCGGTGAAGGTGGCGATGATGAAGGCCGGCGAGGGCAACCTGAAGGGCTCGGTGGTCGCCTCCGACGCGTTCTTCCCGTTCCGGGACGGGCTTGACGCGATCGCGGCCGCCGGCGCGACCGCCGTCGTGCAGCCCGGGGGATCGGTGCGCGACGAAGAGGTGATCGCGGCGGCCGACGAGCACGGCATCGCGATGGTGTTCACCGGCCGGCGGCACTTCCGGCACTGA
- a CDS encoding cold-shock protein: MERITGKVKWFNNAKGYGFIERESGSDVFVHFSAIQGAGFRTLEEGQPVEFEIVDGPKGPQAGNVTKVS, translated from the coding sequence ATGGAACGCATCACGGGCAAGGTCAAGTGGTTCAACAACGCCAAGGGCTACGGGTTCATCGAGCGCGAATCGGGGAGTGACGTGTTCGTCCACTTCTCCGCCATCCAGGGCGCGGGCTTCCGCACGCTCGAGGAGGGCCAGCCGGTCGAATTCGAGATCGTCGACGGTCCGAAGGGACCGCAGGCCGGCAACGTCACGAAGGTCAGCTAG
- a CDS encoding MXAN_5187 C-terminal domain-containing protein: protein MPQPSALERELQALSVQLKKVEAEYTMYFSGRTGRPPLESRAALDRTFKRFDRAYFDSAVLRFQFSTLQARYSSFCDLWDRGVRAREEGRGGPFQRPSPASPPAGAAEVVHATRLSDPLHESDKLRALYEALMEARRDEGREVVPFHRFAGMVRDQVRTLQERHPGDQVWFRVTRVDGHVNLTAQAVKVGGADEPDA, encoded by the coding sequence GTGCCCCAGCCGAGCGCCCTCGAACGTGAGTTGCAGGCCCTGTCGGTGCAACTGAAGAAGGTCGAGGCCGAGTACACCATGTACTTCTCCGGGCGGACCGGCCGCCCGCCGCTGGAGAGCCGAGCGGCGCTCGACCGCACCTTCAAGCGCTTCGACCGCGCGTACTTCGACAGCGCGGTGCTGCGCTTCCAGTTCTCGACGCTGCAGGCGCGGTACTCCTCGTTCTGCGACCTGTGGGATCGCGGCGTGCGGGCCAGGGAAGAGGGGCGCGGCGGGCCCTTCCAGCGGCCGTCGCCGGCCTCGCCCCCTGCCGGGGCGGCCGAGGTGGTGCACGCCACGCGCCTCAGCGACCCGCTGCACGAGTCGGACAAGCTGCGCGCGCTCTACGAGGCGTTGATGGAGGCGAGGCGAGACGAGGGGCGCGAGGTCGTGCCCTTCCACAGGTTCGCCGGCATGGTCCGCGATCAGGTGCGGACGCTGCAGGAGCGGCACCCCGGCGACCAGGTGTGGTTCCGCGTCACGCGGGTGGACGGCCACGTCAACCTGACGGCGCAGGCCGTGAAGGTCGGGGGCGCCGATGAACCGGATGCGTAA
- the selA gene encoding L-seryl-tRNA(Sec) selenium transferase: MSRARLIPAIDVLLGLPAAGPLAERHGARAFRAALEAAVARVRAALLAGDDETDSRDAVAARILEATATALDAAARPSLRAAINATGVVIHTNLGRAPLARTALDAMAAVAAGYSTLEYDIVTGGRGSRHLHLDALLAEATGAAAGVATNNTAAGLTLALAAIAAGREVIISRGELVEIGGGFRVPDILRGSGALLREVGTTNRTRVADYAAAITDRTAAILRVHPSNFRMEGFTARPSLGELSGVARGLGVPVIEDQGSGWLGFDLFPDGTFPPEARAVLAHEPAVRESIRDGADVVAFSGDKLLGGPQAGLLVGRADLLACIRKHPLMRAVRVDKVTYAGLDATLRAFLAGRAGREVPVMRMLALSDEALETRARVLARRLDEAGVACETAAGLSTIGGGSTPGATLPTTLVRLRTSSPDALAAALRRGDPPVIARVHDGAVCLDPRTIGEAEEDALVQAVSTARGRRAVPS, encoded by the coding sequence GTGTCACGGGCGCGGCTGATCCCGGCAATCGACGTGCTGCTCGGGCTCCCGGCTGCCGGGCCCCTGGCCGAACGCCACGGGGCCCGCGCGTTCCGCGCCGCGCTCGAGGCGGCGGTGGCGCGCGTGCGCGCGGCCCTGCTCGCCGGCGACGACGAAACGGACTCGCGGGACGCCGTCGCGGCGCGCATCCTCGAGGCCACCGCCACCGCGCTCGACGCCGCGGCGCGCCCCTCGCTCCGCGCGGCCATCAATGCCACCGGCGTGGTGATCCACACCAACCTGGGTCGGGCGCCGCTGGCCCGCACGGCCCTCGACGCCATGGCGGCCGTCGCCGCCGGCTACAGCACCCTGGAGTACGACATCGTCACCGGCGGCCGGGGCAGCCGCCACCTGCATCTGGATGCCCTGCTGGCGGAGGCGACGGGCGCGGCGGCCGGCGTGGCCACCAACAACACGGCCGCAGGGCTGACGCTCGCGCTCGCCGCCATCGCGGCGGGGCGAGAGGTGATCATCAGCCGCGGCGAACTCGTGGAGATCGGCGGCGGCTTCCGCGTCCCCGACATCCTGCGGGGCTCGGGGGCGCTGCTGCGCGAGGTCGGGACGACCAACCGGACTCGCGTCGCCGACTATGCCGCCGCGATCACCGATCGGACCGCCGCAATCCTCCGCGTCCACCCGTCGAACTTCCGGATGGAGGGGTTCACGGCACGGCCGTCGCTCGGTGAGCTCTCCGGCGTCGCCCGCGGTCTGGGCGTGCCCGTGATCGAGGATCAGGGCAGCGGCTGGCTCGGGTTCGACCTGTTCCCTGACGGCACCTTCCCGCCCGAGGCGCGCGCCGTGCTCGCGCATGAGCCGGCGGTGCGCGAGAGCATCCGCGACGGCGCCGACGTGGTGGCGTTCAGTGGCGACAAGCTGCTCGGGGGACCGCAAGCGGGGTTGCTGGTGGGCCGTGCCGACCTGCTGGCGTGCATCAGGAAGCATCCGCTCATGCGCGCGGTCAGGGTGGACAAGGTGACCTACGCGGGCCTCGACGCCACGCTGCGGGCGTTCCTGGCGGGTCGTGCCGGCCGGGAGGTTCCCGTCATGCGGATGCTGGCGCTCTCCGACGAGGCCCTGGAGACGCGTGCGCGGGTGCTTGCCCGTCGACTGGACGAGGCCGGCGTGGCCTGCGAGACGGCCGCCGGACTGTCGACGATCGGCGGGGGATCGACGCCAGGGGCGACGCTGCCGACGACGCTGGTGCGACTGCGGACCTCGTCGCCTGACGCCCTCGCGGCGGCGCTGCGGCGGGGCGACCCGCCGGTCATCGCCCGGGTCCACGACGGCGCCGTGTGCCTCGACCCGAGGACGATCGGCGAGGCCGAGGAGGATGCGCTGGTGCAGGCGGTGTCGACCGCTCGAGGCCGGCGCGCGGTGCCGTCCTGA
- the rfbB gene encoding dTDP-glucose 4,6-dehydratase produces the protein MATILVTGGAGFIGANFVHYWLARREGRVVNLDKLTYAGNPENLAVLEGNPRHELVRGDIGDRAVVSRLLREHQPVAVVNFAAESHVDRSIHGPAAFVETNLVGTFALIDEVKAYWASLDGDARHAFRFLHVSTDEVYGSLGADDPAFSETTPYAPNSPYSASKAGSDHLVRAYHHTYGLPTLTTNCSNNYGPYQFPEKLIPLIIHNALAGKPLPVYGDGKNVRDWLYVEDHCSAIVRVLDAGRVGETYNVGGNSERQNIAVVHTLCGILDELQPRPDGRYSDLITYVRDRPGHDRRYAIDPTKIRTELAWEPSHTFEAGMRQTVQWYLDHQDWVLHVTSGSYREWVTAHYGA, from the coding sequence ATGGCCACGATCCTTGTGACCGGCGGCGCCGGCTTCATCGGCGCCAACTTCGTGCACTACTGGCTCGCGCGCCGCGAGGGGCGGGTCGTCAACCTCGACAAGCTGACGTACGCGGGCAACCCGGAGAACCTGGCGGTACTCGAGGGCAACCCGCGGCACGAACTGGTGCGCGGCGACATCGGCGATCGTGCCGTGGTGTCGCGCCTGTTGCGTGAGCACCAGCCGGTGGCCGTCGTCAACTTCGCGGCCGAGAGCCACGTCGATCGTTCCATCCACGGCCCCGCCGCCTTCGTCGAGACCAACCTGGTCGGCACCTTCGCGCTGATCGACGAGGTCAAGGCCTACTGGGCCTCGCTCGACGGCGACGCCCGCCACGCGTTCCGCTTCCTGCACGTCTCGACCGACGAGGTCTACGGCTCGCTGGGCGCCGACGATCCGGCGTTCTCCGAGACGACGCCGTACGCGCCCAACAGCCCGTACTCGGCCTCCAAGGCCGGGTCCGATCACCTCGTGCGCGCGTACCACCACACCTACGGCCTGCCGACGCTCACGACCAACTGCTCCAACAACTACGGGCCGTACCAGTTTCCCGAGAAGCTGATCCCGCTGATCATCCACAACGCCCTGGCGGGCAAGCCGCTGCCGGTCTACGGCGACGGCAAGAACGTGCGCGACTGGTTGTACGTGGAGGATCACTGCTCGGCGATCGTGCGCGTGCTCGACGCCGGTCGGGTGGGGGAGACCTACAACGTCGGCGGCAACAGCGAGCGGCAGAACATCGCCGTCGTCCACACGCTGTGCGGCATCCTCGACGAGCTGCAGCCGCGTCCCGACGGCCGGTACTCGGACCTGATCACCTACGTGCGCGATCGTCCCGGTCACGACCGGCGCTACGCGATCGACCCGACGAAGATCCGCACCGAACTGGCCTGGGAGCCCTCGCACACCTTCGAGGCCGGGATGCGCCAGACGGTCCAGTGGTACCTCGACCACCAGGACTGGGTGCTGCACGTGACCAGCGGCTCCTACCGCGAGTGGGTCACCGCGCACTACGGCGCCTGA
- a CDS encoding NADH-quinone oxidoreductase subunit N has translation MTDLQAIMPTLIVTLTAIVTMVAESFQPKGEKVPLGGLGLIGLTGAAIASMLLWGRDLTGFGVMRADNFALFLNVTLCAIGILTILFSTSVVERERIPAGEYFTLMLFGISGMMLMAGASDLLVIFLALEVMSLSVYVLTGIRRSSEAGAEASFKYFILGAFSSAFFLYGVAFTYGVVGSTRLEQVAATLASQVNAPSVMVILALALLLVGFAFKVSAVPFHMWTPDAYEGAPTLVTGFMSTGVKAAAFAAFIRVFLSAFEPMHAEWAPIVSALAVATMVLGTTVGVAQGNVKRMLAYSSIAHGGYLLVGLIAANSVGKAGMLFYLASYGITNVAAFGVMALLSTEDHPHDNVRDFAGLWHRRPGMAAVMTIFLLSLGGLPPTAGFVAKWYVFAAAVQEGYYALAIIGVLTSVISVYFYLRIVVLMYMSDEVAIDPAPAVPRSAVAGLAIATLAIFYLGVVPTRVINLAVQSVQGLF, from the coding sequence ATGACCGACCTGCAAGCCATCATGCCGACCCTCATCGTCACGCTCACCGCGATCGTGACGATGGTGGCCGAGTCGTTCCAGCCGAAGGGCGAGAAGGTGCCGCTGGGCGGCTTGGGCCTGATCGGGCTCACCGGCGCCGCCATCGCCTCGATGCTGCTGTGGGGCCGCGACCTCACCGGCTTCGGCGTCATGCGCGCCGACAACTTCGCGCTGTTCCTGAACGTCACGCTGTGCGCGATCGGCATCCTGACGATCCTGTTCTCGACGTCGGTCGTCGAGCGGGAACGCATCCCGGCCGGCGAGTACTTCACGCTGATGCTCTTCGGCATCTCCGGGATGATGCTGATGGCCGGCGCCAGCGACCTGCTGGTGATCTTCCTCGCCCTCGAGGTGATGTCGCTGTCGGTGTACGTGCTGACCGGCATCCGCCGCAGCAGCGAGGCCGGCGCCGAGGCGTCGTTCAAGTACTTCATCCTCGGGGCGTTCTCGAGCGCGTTCTTCCTGTACGGCGTCGCGTTCACCTACGGTGTCGTCGGCAGCACCCGCCTCGAGCAGGTCGCCGCGACCCTGGCCAGCCAGGTCAACGCGCCGAGCGTGATGGTGATCCTCGCCCTCGCGCTGCTGCTGGTCGGCTTCGCGTTCAAGGTGTCGGCCGTACCGTTCCACATGTGGACGCCCGACGCCTACGAGGGCGCGCCCACCCTGGTCACCGGCTTCATGTCCACCGGCGTCAAGGCCGCCGCCTTCGCCGCCTTCATCCGCGTGTTCCTGTCGGCCTTCGAGCCGATGCACGCCGAGTGGGCCCCGATCGTCTCGGCGCTGGCCGTCGCGACGATGGTGCTCGGCACGACGGTCGGCGTGGCGCAGGGCAACGTCAAGCGCATGCTGGCGTACTCGAGCATCGCGCACGGTGGCTACCTGCTGGTCGGCCTCATCGCCGCCAACTCGGTCGGCAAGGCCGGCATGCTGTTCTACCTGGCCTCGTACGGGATCACCAACGTCGCGGCCTTCGGCGTGATGGCCCTGTTGTCGACCGAGGACCACCCGCACGACAACGTGCGCGACTTCGCGGGCCTGTGGCACCGCCGTCCCGGCATGGCGGCGGTCATGACCATCTTCCTGCTGTCGCTCGGCGGCCTGCCGCCGACGGCCGGGTTCGTGGCCAAGTGGTACGTGTTCGCCGCGGCCGTGCAGGAGGGCTACTACGCCCTGGCGATCATCGGCGTGCTCACGAGCGTCATCTCGGTGTACTTCTACCTGCGCATCGTGGTGCTCATGTACATGTCCGACGAGGTCGCCATCGACCCGGCGCCCGCGGTGCCGCGCAGCGCCGTGGCCGGCCTGGCCATCGCGACGCTGGCCATCTTCTACCTCGGTGTCGTCCCGACCCGCGTGATCAACCTCGCGGTGCAGAGCGTGCAGGGACTGTTCTAG
- a CDS encoding NADH-quinone oxidoreductase subunit M, with protein MTFPLLTLTVFAPLIGALLLLALPNKDGERNGLVRNVALAISLVVFVLTLAVWRAFDPVSADFQLVERVAWIPAFGIDYHLGVDGISLWLVVLTGFLTPLALLSSWHGVEKKVKEFSFFILALETGMLGVFLSLDLFLFYIFWDAMLIPMYFLIGIWGYDQRVYAAVKFILYTMAGSVLMLIAIIGLAVIHAQATGQYSFNVLQLYQLSLDPRTQLWFFLAFALAFAIKVPLFPFHTWLPDAHVQAPTAGSVILAGVLLKMGTYGLIRFAFPLFPDAALQVAPWIGTLAVIGIVYGALVAMVQPDMKKLVAYSSVSHMGVIVLGICAANVQGLEGAIYQMLNHGISTGGLFLIVGMLSDRRHTRQIAEYGGLKHVTPKLVAAFLIVTLSSIGMPGLNGFIGEFLSLLGGYRWRPALAAVAATGVILSAVYMLWMFQRVNYGPLTNPKNKDLHDLEPREWAALGPILVLAIVMGVFPNVFLAPMAPSVDRLVQRLHAQRPALAGAVPLTTPRPVPAASGPLAERSLPSVISEQAAR; from the coding sequence ATGACCTTCCCGCTCCTCACCCTCACCGTCTTCGCGCCGCTCATCGGCGCGCTCCTGCTGCTCGCCCTGCCCAACAAGGACGGCGAGCGGAACGGCCTGGTGCGCAACGTCGCGCTCGCCATCTCGCTGGTGGTGTTCGTGCTGACCCTCGCGGTCTGGCGCGCCTTCGACCCCGTCTCGGCCGACTTCCAGCTCGTCGAGCGGGTGGCGTGGATTCCCGCGTTCGGCATCGACTACCACCTGGGCGTCGACGGCATCAGCCTGTGGCTGGTCGTCCTGACCGGGTTCCTGACGCCCCTCGCCCTGCTGTCCTCGTGGCACGGCGTGGAGAAGAAGGTGAAGGAGTTCTCCTTCTTCATCCTGGCGCTCGAGACCGGCATGCTCGGCGTGTTCCTGTCGCTGGACCTGTTCCTCTTCTACATCTTCTGGGACGCGATGCTCATTCCGATGTACTTCCTCATCGGGATCTGGGGCTACGACCAGCGGGTGTACGCGGCGGTCAAGTTCATCCTCTACACGATGGCGGGCAGCGTCCTGATGCTCATCGCCATCATCGGCCTGGCGGTGATCCACGCCCAGGCGACGGGGCAGTACAGCTTCAACGTGCTGCAGCTGTACCAGCTCTCGCTCGACCCGCGGACGCAGCTCTGGTTCTTCCTCGCCTTCGCGCTCGCCTTCGCGATCAAGGTGCCGCTGTTCCCGTTCCACACGTGGCTGCCCGACGCGCACGTGCAGGCGCCGACCGCCGGCTCGGTGATCCTGGCCGGCGTGCTCCTGAAGATGGGCACCTACGGCCTGATCCGTTTCGCGTTCCCGCTGTTCCCCGACGCGGCGCTGCAGGTGGCGCCCTGGATCGGCACCCTGGCGGTGATCGGCATCGTCTACGGCGCGCTGGTCGCGATGGTGCAGCCCGACATGAAGAAGCTGGTGGCCTACTCCTCGGTGAGCCACATGGGCGTGATCGTGCTCGGCATCTGCGCGGCCAACGTCCAGGGCCTCGAGGGCGCCATCTACCAGATGCTCAACCACGGCATCAGCACCGGCGGCCTGTTCCTCATCGTCGGCATGCTCTCGGACCGGCGCCACACCCGCCAGATCGCCGAGTACGGCGGCCTGAAGCACGTCACGCCGAAGCTGGTCGCCGCGTTCCTGATCGTCACGCTCTCGTCGATCGGCATGCCCGGCCTCAACGGCTTCATCGGCGAGTTCCTGTCGCTGCTCGGTGGCTACCGCTGGCGCCCGGCCCTGGCCGCCGTCGCCGCCACCGGCGTGATCCTCTCGGCCGTGTACATGCTGTGGATGTTCCAGCGCGTGAACTACGGGCCGCTCACCAACCCCAAGAACAAGGACCTGCACGACCTCGAGCCGCGTGAGTGGGCCGCCCTCGGACCGATTCTGGTGCTCGCCATCGTCATGGGCGTGTTCCCGAACGTGTTCCTGGCGCCGATGGCGCCCTCGGTCGACCGGCTGGTGCAGCGCCTGCACGCGCAACGGCCCGCCCTCGCCGGGGCCGTGCCCCTCACCACGCCGCGGCCCGTTCCGGCCGCGAGCGGCCCGCTCGCCGAGCGGAGCCTCCCCTCAGTGATCTCGGAGCAGGCAGCCCGATGA